In a single window of the Melioribacteraceae bacterium genome:
- a CDS encoding VCBS repeat-containing protein has translation MGSKIFKQSNNEFIEIERQAPINIDRTFILDHSKIWATRLTDSSESQLFFYNGRNWTELNNPLVNNITSMNFKDEKNGFIGGLGELVQITNGISYNLPSPTINTIEEIEPIQDDKNIIRTVAGELFLFNKGVWQQLLKNDHIYDIYFTKEKIGYALARGKFYKYLEGNWSLHSESELLEGISQFFFFSENNIWAAGYNGKIIRYLNGSWISEKTPINENLFGILMLSDVEGFVCGDHGTLLRYSENKLPPVNNVITFSPIHLFNASKTVDDEYGVSINDFDGDGNLDILTACIFEPERLYINYGLNFRDEAQERKINSASSLEENSTTLLNLGVAAGDIDNDGDLDIYITSLNGKNKLFVNNGNGYFKDFSNQAGVEGLDSERTSSAIFADFNNDGNLDLLVVNENSGNRLYINNGAGYFTEVTEKVGLIKDRGSVSAIVGDIDGDNDLDVYICRWGSKNLFYLNNLETGKLNFTEVGEQRGTSGLNYTKSNGAVFFDFDNDGDLDLFVTNRKHPNRLYINDGGGFFTDLTKSMIGLDSLKSYGVVAGDFDQDGYTDIYVNNIGPNKLYLNHKGKYFTEASDIYGVNIEGYSTGSGAADIDNDGDLDIYVANYLGVTSRLLRNNHNSTNFIKLSFSCSVSNKFGYGAKVWLYKKNERGTKALVGYKENNTFTGYASQGPPQIHFGVDSNYSYELEVFFPSSKITKKILNIKAGSSLIIYEEEGVQFYLSTIWRVITKLSVDRRFYIELIKITIFGFLLFLWNLFVFKKEITRISRIVHLMVILINYFVLVIVLYDENFVFAHLFPVVTSAILFTGSYFYIERRKAIEEKQTLREKISRDLHDDLASNLSAVSLFAGSLKGAQKNYNKQNEIINKLERIITEAQQSLTEIVWSVTPQNDKLENLIEKIRSYSKNILITANMNVKLEIESNFENKVITHEFRRNIFLIFKEAIANTIKHSQAKNVNISFYDEGSKFIMIIKDDGVGFTDKEISEVENYDDSNTIKKRSGGNGLRNMVSRAEELNAQLEIESALNKGVKIKLKCKMI, from the coding sequence GTGGGCAGTAAAATATTTAAACAATCCAACAATGAATTTATTGAGATTGAGAGACAAGCTCCGATAAATATAGATAGAACATTTATTCTTGACCACTCAAAAATATGGGCAACAAGATTAACCGACAGTTCTGAATCACAATTATTTTTTTACAATGGTCGCAACTGGACGGAACTTAATAATCCCCTGGTTAATAATATTACCTCAATGAATTTTAAAGATGAAAAAAATGGATTCATTGGCGGACTTGGCGAGCTGGTACAAATTACTAATGGAATAAGTTATAATTTACCCTCTCCCACTATTAATACTATTGAAGAAATTGAACCAATTCAGGATGATAAAAATATAATTCGAACAGTTGCCGGTGAATTATTTCTCTTCAATAAGGGAGTGTGGCAGCAATTATTAAAAAATGATCATATTTATGATATTTATTTCACAAAAGAGAAGATCGGCTATGCGCTTGCGAGAGGAAAATTTTATAAATATTTAGAAGGAAACTGGAGTTTACATTCAGAATCAGAGTTGCTTGAGGGGATAAGTCAATTTTTCTTTTTTAGTGAGAATAATATTTGGGCGGCGGGTTATAATGGAAAAATAATACGATATTTAAATGGGAGCTGGATTTCAGAAAAAACCCCAATAAATGAAAACTTATTTGGCATACTCATGTTATCAGATGTAGAGGGTTTTGTTTGTGGAGACCACGGAACCCTTTTAAGATATTCTGAAAATAAACTTCCACCCGTAAATAACGTAATTACTTTTTCCCCGATACATTTATTTAATGCCTCCAAGACCGTTGATGATGAGTATGGTGTTTCGATAAATGATTTTGATGGTGATGGAAATCTCGACATTTTGACCGCGTGCATTTTTGAACCGGAGAGGCTATATATTAATTATGGCCTTAATTTTAGAGATGAAGCACAAGAGAGAAAAATTAATTCTGCATCTAGCCTCGAAGAAAACTCCACTACACTATTAAATTTAGGAGTTGCCGCTGGAGATATAGATAACGATGGTGATCTTGATATTTATATTACTTCTTTGAATGGTAAGAATAAGCTTTTTGTTAATAATGGAAATGGATATTTCAAGGACTTTTCAAATCAAGCGGGGGTTGAGGGATTAGATAGCGAGCGAACTTCTTCCGCAATATTTGCCGATTTTAATAATGATGGAAATCTTGATCTCCTTGTTGTTAATGAAAATTCAGGTAACCGTCTTTATATTAATAATGGGGCAGGATATTTTACCGAGGTAACCGAAAAGGTTGGATTAATAAAGGATCGAGGCTCTGTCTCCGCTATTGTTGGAGATATTGACGGCGACAACGACCTTGATGTTTATATCTGTAGATGGGGATCAAAAAATTTATTTTACCTTAACAATCTTGAAACGGGGAAATTAAATTTTACTGAAGTTGGAGAACAAAGAGGAACTTCGGGGTTAAATTATACAAAAAGTAACGGTGCGGTTTTTTTCGATTTTGATAATGATGGAGATCTAGACCTCTTTGTTACAAATCGGAAACATCCAAACAGATTGTATATAAATGATGGAGGTGGCTTCTTCACAGATTTAACCAAGTCGATGATAGGGCTTGATTCATTAAAAAGTTACGGAGTTGTTGCCGGCGATTTTGATCAGGATGGATATACCGATATTTATGTTAATAATATTGGACCGAATAAATTATATCTAAACCATAAAGGTAAATATTTCACTGAAGCTTCAGATATATACGGAGTTAATATTGAGGGATATAGTACAGGCTCAGGTGCGGCAGATATCGATAATGATGGAGATCTCGACATTTATGTAGCAAATTATCTCGGAGTAACCAGCAGATTGCTTCGCAATAACCATAACAGCACTAATTTTATTAAACTTAGTTTTAGTTGTTCGGTAAGCAATAAATTTGGATACGGCGCAAAGGTTTGGTTATATAAAAAGAATGAGAGGGGAACCAAAGCTCTGGTTGGATATAAAGAAAATAATACATTTACCGGCTATGCTTCGCAAGGACCCCCACAAATTCATTTTGGCGTGGATTCTAATTACTCATATGAATTAGAGGTTTTCTTTCCCTCGAGTAAAATCACAAAAAAAATTTTGAACATTAAAGCCGGAAGCTCACTCATTATTTATGAAGAAGAAGGGGTTCAATTTTATTTAAGTACGATTTGGAGAGTAATAACCAAACTTTCTGTAGATCGGAGATTCTACATTGAATTAATTAAAATAACAATATTCGGGTTTCTTCTCTTTTTATGGAATCTTTTTGTTTTCAAGAAAGAGATAACTAGAATATCGCGTATTGTCCACTTGATGGTAATTCTCATTAATTATTTTGTATTAGTTATAGTGCTGTATGACGAAAATTTTGTATTTGCTCATCTTTTTCCGGTAGTTACTTCGGCAATACTTTTTACAGGTTCCTATTTTTATATCGAAAGAAGAAAAGCCATAGAAGAAAAACAGACACTTCGGGAAAAAATATCAAGGGATTTGCATGATGATCTGGCTTCAAATCTTAGCGCAGTTTCTTTGTTCGCCGGTTCATTAAAAGGAGCTCAAAAAAATTATAACAAACAAAACGAAATTATTAATAAACTGGAAAGAATTATTACTGAAGCTCAACAATCATTGACCGAAATTGTCTGGTCGGTTACTCCCCAAAACGATAAACTGGAGAATCTCATTGAGAAAATAAGAAGCTATTCTAAAAATATTCTTATAACAGCAAATATGAATGTTAAACTTGAAATCGAATCCAACTTTGAGAATAAAGTAATTACACACGAATTTAGAAGAAACATATTTCTAATTTTTAAGGAAGCAATAGCCAACACAATAAAACATTCTCAAGCAAAGAATGTAAATATTTCTTTTTATGATGAAGGTTCGAAATTCATAATGATTATTAAAGATGATGGTGTTGGATTTACCGATAAAGAAATTAGTGAAGTTGAAAATTATGACGACAGCAATACTATTAAGAAGAGAAGCGGGGGCAACGGATTGAGAAATATGGTATCAAGAGCTGAAGAATTAAATGCACAACTGGAAATTGAATCAGCTCTTAACAAGGGCGTAAAAATAAAATTAAAATGTAAAATGATTTAA
- a CDS encoding response regulator transcription factor, whose protein sequence is MKIKVAVVEDHKQLRDGLVEFIGLSDEIMCIDASSSVEESLEKDFAADVLLLDIGLPGISGIDAISLYKKKYPTIKIIMITVYTDDTNIFNAILKGADGYILKETPPQLILQAIKDGFDGGTPLTPLIAKKALEFFKNSVTLPTEDYNLSEREKEILRFMVEGLSNNEISDRLFISVITVRNHIGHIYKKLHVHSKSHAVSKAVKEGLTITSH, encoded by the coding sequence ATGAAAATAAAAGTTGCGGTAGTTGAAGATCACAAACAATTGCGTGACGGACTCGTAGAGTTTATAGGTTTAAGTGATGAGATTATGTGTATCGATGCAAGTTCATCTGTTGAAGAATCACTTGAGAAAGATTTTGCTGCAGACGTTCTACTTTTGGATATTGGGCTTCCTGGAATATCCGGAATTGATGCCATATCATTATATAAGAAGAAGTATCCTACGATTAAAATAATAATGATTACTGTTTATACAGATGACACTAATATATTTAATGCAATATTGAAGGGAGCTGATGGATATATACTTAAAGAAACTCCTCCACAGCTCATACTTCAGGCAATTAAAGATGGATTTGATGGGGGAACGCCTTTAACTCCCTTAATAGCAAAAAAGGCTCTTGAGTTCTTTAAAAATTCAGTAACACTTCCAACAGAGGATTACAATTTATCTGAAAGAGAGAAGGAAATATTAAGATTTATGGTAGAAGGGTTATCCAATAATGAAATTTCTGACCGGCTATTTATAAGTGTTATTACGGTTAGAAATCACATTGGCCATATTTATAAAAAGCTACACGTTCATTCTAAAAGTCATGCCGTCTCAAAAGCGGTAAAAGAAGGCTTGACCATCACATCTCACTAA
- a CDS encoding VOC family protein has protein sequence MISKKTFIILSIFLALTATLYFLYVFITEGNKQSQLEREIFEEKLNSLTTNLLVADVKKSVAFYKDKLGFNLYSIFPDSEEATLAVLQFGRLYIMLQDKEIFKEDKPVYVGGEIPASFSLYIEVNNADSIYKRLIVEEVEVVQDYQPMFYGRKEFSIKDPDGHIITFSEIDKDQFDEIDSLNLELDKYFNRLK, from the coding sequence ATGATCAGCAAAAAAACTTTTATCATCTTATCTATTTTTTTAGCATTAACAGCCACTCTTTATTTTCTCTATGTTTTTATTACAGAGGGGAATAAACAGTCACAATTAGAAAGGGAAATATTTGAAGAAAAACTAAACTCTTTAACAACAAATCTGCTTGTTGCAGATGTCAAAAAATCAGTTGCCTTTTACAAAGACAAATTGGGATTTAACCTTTACAGCATTTTTCCCGATTCTGAAGAGGCAACCCTTGCAGTACTTCAATTTGGCAGGTTATATATAATGCTGCAGGATAAGGAAATATTTAAAGAGGATAAACCGGTTTATGTAGGTGGCGAGATTCCCGCATCATTCTCTCTTTACATAGAAGTCAATAATGCAGATTCCATTTATAAAAGGTTAATAGTTGAAGAAGTGGAAGTTGTTCAGGATTACCAGCCGATGTTTTACGGCAGAAAAGAATTTTCTATAAAAGATCCGGATGGACACATAATTACTTTTTCGGAAATTGATAAAGACCAGTTTGATGAAATTGACTCTCTCAACCTCGAGCTCGATAAATATTTTAACCGATTAAAATAA
- a CDS encoding ABC transporter permease, with amino-acid sequence MSQLITFIKKEFHHILRDTRSMLVLLGLPVVQLLIFGFAITNEVRNTNIAILDNSKDEATQNIIQRIENSQYFDLKRSLENNSQIENAFRSGKIKLAIIFQRNFQQELSHSNKAQIQIIADATDPNQATTLINYASSIIIDYQAELNQNNKLPYSINTEMRMLYNPELKGAYSSVPGVMGMILLLISAMMTSISIVREKEFGTMEILLVSPMKPWLVVISKVVPYFIISIINVVTILLLSVFALGMPINGSLVLLFSATILYIFCALSLGILISTVTQTQQAAMLVSLLGLMLPVVMLSGYAFPIANMPLILQIISNIVPAKWYIIIVKSVMIKGLGIEQVWKELIIISVMTAAFLFISIKRFKIRL; translated from the coding sequence ATGAGTCAGCTGATTACATTTATTAAAAAAGAGTTTCATCATATTCTGCGCGATACCCGCTCAATGCTGGTTCTGCTTGGACTGCCGGTAGTTCAGTTATTGATTTTCGGATTCGCCATTACTAATGAAGTGCGGAATACAAACATTGCCATTCTCGATAATTCGAAAGATGAAGCCACACAAAATATTATTCAGCGGATCGAGAACAGCCAATACTTTGATCTTAAGCGTTCGCTTGAGAATAATTCGCAGATCGAAAACGCGTTCAGATCGGGAAAAATAAAACTAGCGATAATATTCCAGCGAAATTTTCAGCAGGAGCTTTCACATTCAAATAAAGCGCAGATACAAATTATAGCTGACGCCACCGATCCCAATCAGGCCACCACGCTTATAAATTACGCCAGCTCGATAATAATAGATTATCAAGCCGAACTGAACCAGAACAATAAGCTTCCATATTCTATAAATACCGAAATGCGGATGCTTTATAATCCCGAATTGAAAGGAGCATATTCATCTGTCCCCGGAGTGATGGGAATGATTCTATTATTAATTTCCGCGATGATGACTTCAATATCAATTGTCCGCGAAAAGGAATTTGGGACAATGGAGATTTTGCTTGTATCTCCGATGAAGCCGTGGCTGGTGGTTATAAGCAAAGTTGTTCCCTACTTTATAATATCAATTATAAATGTGGTTACAATTTTATTATTAAGCGTATTCGCTCTTGGAATGCCGATTAACGGCAGTCTGGTTTTATTGTTCTCGGCGACAATCCTATATATTTTTTGCGCTCTCTCGCTCGGGATTCTTATATCAACAGTAACCCAAACACAGCAGGCGGCAATGTTGGTTTCGCTGCTTGGATTAATGCTGCCCGTTGTAATGTTGAGCGGATACGCGTTTCCAATTGCTAATATGCCTTTGATTCTGCAGATTATTTCAAATATTGTTCCGGCGAAATGGTATATAATTATTGTAAAATCCGTAATGATTAAGGGGCTTGGTATTGAACAGGTTTGGAAAGAGCTTATTATAATTTCGGTAATGACAGCGGCATTTCTGTTTATTAGTATTAAAAGATTTAAAATCAGGCTGTGA
- a CDS encoding IPT/TIG domain-containing protein, producing the protein MPQRIMMIIKRVLFVTTVTVTLIMCTKKENPVEPEEVKPPGSNLVDTTINNVSGEVKITVPSKVSIVIPAGVIPAGTKLTVQELNISSLPSDKNMDFNSAYEVKLSSGKSFSKDLTISINYNSQKLNPGKLKYKLGAAYFNDDTKKWIAYKNVIIDSVKGTVTFKTNHLTKLSVWNVNRTVYGYTDYLESQNFTVYWKEGTVPSNTTYDSPNKASYTGTDPHYVRDVLKFLEDGYAKYKSLNLTLPSGKTNVFVTNITEDGETGLITGNIAINQNIQFNTSRGETQSKMLKKSCVHELMHVVQDYYYTTNFTWGANRWWMEATATLADRIVYPDDSPFESEMYAKENVRIHRAWDDCGDDPSWYIAGGFLTYLNFYRPGDKVSVVSLIKEGGEIKNGITFRNMVNNHLINNVHKTIYEEYHNYLLWYITNGDSWYSPRRTDDQTPFTDYSLLTETDNTKERTYTTIPVLAGRIIRVATSSNKDEKLKLNYKSRNSVRAYYYVNTQVGAVQKQTFLKELAGNDSLEVVLSKDQKTWIDIYVINESASQQGGYDVKMKLLQVPSITSITPNQGKAGTDVTINGYNFGTTKGKVFFGTTEVTNITDWHNTFIKVKAPSTIGAHNVYVEINGVKSNSMQFTVTSDVDFAPLQNCKYISFEAPFYNSMKVEVRINDSLASSSTLVDEFQRLSYTGQNTWGQNEITLNGTAFFDSCVTHNSATEKETHAIKGNFDGDFSKISSISYKYTYKKTTNDSNYVEKVAEITLTNIPYSGKNTTSTSYSYGSYGNVGKTIIATYSYSSYRIETLQVGEKKIRKTETKGTATAYRASEFNYFSVNFKSTP; encoded by the coding sequence ATGCCTCAAAGAATAATGATGATTATTAAAAGAGTATTATTTGTAACAACAGTTACAGTTACTTTAATAATGTGTACAAAGAAGGAAAATCCCGTTGAGCCTGAAGAAGTAAAACCACCGGGCTCTAACTTAGTTGATACAACTATAAATAATGTAAGCGGTGAAGTTAAAATTACTGTTCCATCAAAAGTTAGTATTGTAATACCCGCGGGGGTAATTCCAGCCGGCACTAAACTTACTGTTCAGGAGCTAAACATTTCGAGTTTGCCGAGTGATAAGAACATGGACTTCAATTCCGCCTATGAAGTTAAGCTGAGCAGTGGGAAATCCTTTTCTAAAGATCTAACAATCAGTATAAACTACAATTCCCAAAAGCTGAACCCCGGAAAACTAAAATACAAACTTGGCGCCGCTTACTTTAATGATGACACTAAAAAGTGGATTGCATATAAAAATGTTATTATTGATTCGGTCAAAGGTACGGTCACATTTAAAACGAACCACTTAACAAAATTAAGTGTATGGAATGTTAATAGGACGGTATATGGATATACCGATTATTTGGAGTCGCAAAATTTTACAGTTTACTGGAAAGAGGGAACGGTTCCGAGCAACACTACTTACGATAGCCCCAATAAAGCTTCATACACAGGCACAGATCCTCATTATGTAAGAGACGTACTTAAATTCTTGGAAGATGGATATGCAAAATATAAGTCATTGAATCTTACTCTGCCATCCGGCAAAACTAATGTATTTGTAACCAATATTACTGAGGATGGAGAAACTGGACTAATTACCGGCAACATCGCCATAAACCAAAATATTCAATTCAACACGTCTCGTGGAGAAACTCAAAGTAAGATGTTAAAGAAGTCTTGTGTACACGAATTAATGCACGTTGTTCAAGATTATTATTATACAACAAATTTTACATGGGGAGCAAACCGTTGGTGGATGGAAGCAACCGCAACTCTTGCCGATAGGATTGTATATCCAGATGATTCACCATTCGAATCGGAAATGTACGCTAAAGAGAATGTTAGAATTCATAGAGCATGGGATGACTGCGGAGATGACCCCAGCTGGTACATTGCTGGTGGTTTTTTAACCTACTTAAATTTTTATAGACCGGGAGATAAAGTCTCCGTTGTTAGCTTAATCAAAGAAGGGGGAGAAATTAAAAATGGAATTACTTTCAGGAATATGGTCAATAATCATTTAATAAATAACGTACATAAAACAATCTATGAAGAATATCACAATTACCTTTTGTGGTATATAACAAATGGTGACTCATGGTATTCACCAAGAAGGACTGATGATCAAACTCCCTTTACCGATTACAGTCTTTTGACTGAAACAGATAACACTAAAGAGAGGACATATACTACCATTCCTGTGCTAGCTGGAAGAATTATTCGTGTTGCAACCAGCAGTAATAAAGATGAAAAACTAAAACTAAATTATAAATCAAGGAATAGTGTTCGAGCTTATTATTATGTAAACACACAAGTGGGAGCTGTTCAAAAACAGACTTTTTTAAAAGAACTTGCGGGAAATGATTCCCTTGAAGTTGTTCTTTCCAAAGATCAAAAAACATGGATTGATATTTATGTGATAAACGAATCAGCATCACAACAAGGTGGCTACGATGTAAAAATGAAACTCCTTCAAGTTCCTAGTATTACTTCAATAACTCCAAATCAAGGAAAAGCGGGGACAGACGTAACAATAAACGGATACAATTTTGGCACCACTAAAGGAAAAGTCTTTTTCGGAACAACAGAAGTTACAAATATAACCGATTGGCATAATACCTTTATAAAAGTGAAAGCCCCTTCAACTATAGGCGCACATAATGTATATGTTGAGATCAACGGGGTAAAGAGTAATTCTATGCAATTTACTGTTACAAGCGATGTTGATTTTGCGCCCCTTCAAAACTGTAAATATATTTCTTTTGAAGCTCCCTTTTATAATTCAATGAAAGTTGAGGTAAGAATAAATGATTCACTTGCATCCTCCTCAACATTAGTAGATGAGTTTCAGCGACTCTCCTATACCGGACAAAACACCTGGGGGCAAAACGAGATTACCCTTAATGGAACAGCTTTTTTTGATTCATGTGTAACACACAACTCAGCTACAGAAAAAGAAACTCATGCTATTAAAGGAAATTTTGACGGGGACTTTTCAAAAATCAGCAGTATTAGTTATAAATACACCTATAAGAAGACAACCAATGATTCTAATTATGTAGAGAAAGTAGCGGAGATAACATTGACAAATATTCCTTATTCAGGAAAAAACACTACATCCACTTCATATAGTTATGGTAGCTATGGAAATGTTGGAAAAACAATAATTGCCACATATTCTTATTCAAGCTATAGAATTGAGACATTACAGGTTGGTGAGAAAAAGATTAGGAAAACAGAAACTAAAGGAACCGCTACTGCTTACAGGGCCAGCGAGTTCAATTACTTCTCAGTAAACTTTAAATCTACTCCTTAG
- a CDS encoding ABC transporter permease, with product MRTLYFLLRKEFLQILRDKLILRMILVVPIIQLILLPYAATYEIKNITLAVVDQDHSEYSRKLINKLTSSGYFQLVDNSDNYAEALAQVEKDKADLIIHIPARFETDLIRENQSKIMIAANAISGQTAGLAISYSNSIIREFNNDIRLEWIQMPRTNTIPTIEITSSNWFNPSMNYKIFIVPGVLALLITLVGFLMSSLNIVKEKEAGTIEQLNVSPIKKYQFILGKLIPFWVLGIIVMTIGFVISFLFYGIYPEGSFLVGYLFAGIYLIALLGFGLLTSTFAETQQQAMFISYFFMLVFILLGGLFSPIENMPDWAQYLTYINPVRYLIEVMRMIVLKGSVFADLANHFIIILIFAVVFNLLAILNYKKTT from the coding sequence ATGAGAACATTATATTTTTTACTTCGTAAAGAATTTTTACAAATACTGCGCGACAAACTTATATTAAGAATGATATTGGTTGTCCCGATTATTCAATTAATTCTCCTTCCCTACGCGGCTACTTATGAAATTAAGAACATTACTCTCGCGGTGGTCGATCAGGATCATTCCGAATATTCGAGAAAGCTGATTAATAAACTTACTTCGAGCGGTTACTTTCAACTGGTGGATAATTCGGATAACTATGCCGAAGCGCTGGCGCAGGTTGAAAAAGATAAAGCGGATTTAATTATTCATATACCGGCCCGATTCGAAACAGATCTTATCCGCGAGAATCAATCAAAAATAATGATTGCCGCTAACGCGATCAGCGGACAAACAGCCGGACTCGCGATATCATATTCTAATTCGATAATCAGGGAATTTAATAATGATATTCGGCTGGAGTGGATTCAGATGCCGAGGACGAATACAATCCCAACTATCGAGATTACAAGCTCAAACTGGTTTAATCCCTCAATGAATTATAAAATATTTATTGTGCCCGGAGTTCTCGCGCTTTTAATTACTCTCGTGGGATTCTTAATGTCTTCATTAAATATTGTTAAAGAGAAAGAAGCGGGAACAATTGAGCAGCTTAATGTTTCTCCTATAAAAAAATATCAGTTCATTCTGGGAAAGCTTATTCCATTCTGGGTATTGGGAATTATTGTAATGACGATCGGTTTTGTTATCAGCTTTTTGTTTTATGGAATTTACCCCGAAGGCAGCTTTTTAGTTGGATATTTATTTGCCGGAATTTATTTGATCGCGCTTTTAGGTTTTGGATTGCTAACATCAACTTTTGCCGAAACGCAGCAGCAGGCAATGTTTATCTCCTACTTTTTTATGCTTGTTTTTATTCTGCTCGGCGGATTGTTTTCTCCGATTGAAAACATGCCCGATTGGGCACAATATTTAACTTATATTAATCCGGTCAGGTATCTAATTGAGGTAATGAGAATGATAGTGCTGAAGGGAAGCGTTTTCGCCGATCTGGCGAATCACTTTATTATAATATTAATATTTGCCGTAGTGTTTAATCTGCTTGCTATCTTGAATTATAAAAAAACCACCTAA
- a CDS encoding ABC transporter ATP-binding protein gives MNREIVIHTEKLTKKFGAFTAVNEISFDVYKGEIFGFLGANGAGKTTAMKMLIGISNPTSGKASVAGFDVYKQTEQIKKNIGYMSQKFSLYEDLTVKENIQLFAGIYGLTNKEIESKGNQLISKLGLNEEANKLAASLPLGWKQKLSFSIAILHQPKIVFLDEPTGGVDPITRRQFWDMIYEAADNGITVFVTTHYMDEAEYCGRVSIMVDGVIEALDSPGELKRKFNANSMDEVFVTLARGAKRGE, from the coding sequence ATGAACAGAGAAATTGTAATTCATACAGAAAAGCTTACAAAGAAATTCGGCGCATTTACCGCGGTCAACGAAATTTCATTTGATGTATATAAAGGAGAAATTTTTGGATTCCTCGGCGCGAACGGCGCCGGCAAAACCACGGCGATGAAAATGCTGATCGGTATTTCCAATCCAACATCGGGTAAAGCTTCGGTTGCCGGATTTGATGTTTATAAACAAACCGAACAGATAAAAAAGAATATCGGCTATATGAGTCAGAAGTTTTCTTTATACGAAGACTTAACAGTAAAAGAAAATATTCAACTCTTTGCCGGTATTTATGGGTTGACAAACAAGGAGATCGAGAGTAAAGGCAATCAACTTATCAGCAAACTCGGTTTAAATGAAGAAGCCAATAAACTTGCAGCTTCTCTCCCGCTGGGGTGGAAGCAGAAGCTTTCATTCAGCATCGCGATTTTACATCAGCCTAAAATTGTGTTTCTTGATGAGCCGACCGGCGGTGTTGATCCGATAACTCGCAGACAGTTTTGGGATATGATTTATGAGGCTGCCGATAACGGCATTACCGTATTTGTTACAACTCATTATATGGATGAAGCTGAATATTGCGGCCGTGTTTCAATAATGGTTGATGGAGTTATTGAAGCGCTAGATTCGCCGGGAGAATTAAAAAGGAAATTTAACGCCAATTCAATGGATGAGGTTTTTGTTACTCTTGCCCGCGGCGCGAAAAGAGGCGAGTGA
- a CDS encoding glycoside hydrolase family 88 protein: MAKSLEQEKDLLPKTVDRFGNLQTCKSDWWVSGFFPGQLWYLYEHSKNEEVKNYAVEFSKRVEREKFTTDNHDVGFIIHCSFGNGFRITKDSTYLEIIKTASNSLITRFNKKIGAIRSWDTGQWNKQWQYAVIIDNMMNLEMLLWAAKKFNKPEFYDVAINHANTSMRDHYRSDFSSFHVVSYDTITGAPELKHTAQGYKHESAWARGQSWGFYGFVMMYRFTKDEKYLNQAKSIAGFLINHPRMPEDKIPYWDYDAPNIPDTYRDASAASIMCSALIELSKYVDAELSKKYLAIAETQIRSLYSNFRNAPGNNGNFILKHSVGHMPNNTEVDVPLTYADYYFVEALMRFKKIYD; encoded by the coding sequence ATGGCAAAATCTTTGGAGCAGGAAAAAGATCTACTTCCAAAAACTGTAGATAGATTCGGCAATCTTCAAACATGCAAATCCGATTGGTGGGTAAGCGGGTTTTTTCCGGGACAGCTTTGGTACTTGTACGAGCACAGCAAGAATGAAGAAGTAAAAAATTATGCGGTGGAATTTTCAAAAAGAGTTGAAAGGGAAAAATTTACAACGGACAATCATGATGTTGGGTTTATCATTCATTGCAGTTTTGGAAACGGATTCAGAATTACAAAAGATTCAACCTATTTAGAGATAATAAAAACCGCGTCAAATTCACTAATAACTAGATTTAATAAAAAGATAGGTGCAATCCGCTCCTGGGATACCGGTCAATGGAATAAGCAATGGCAGTATGCCGTTATTATTGATAATATGATGAATCTTGAAATGCTGCTCTGGGCTGCCAAAAAATTTAATAAGCCTGAATTTTATGATGTTGCTATTAACCACGCAAACACTTCAATGCGGGATCATTACCGTTCGGATTTTAGCTCATTTCATGTTGTAAGTTATGATACAATTACAGGAGCGCCGGAATTAAAACATACCGCGCAAGGATATAAGCATGAGTCGGCATGGGCTCGTGGACAAAGCTGGGGGTTTTACGGATTTGTAATGATGTACCGGTTTACGAAAGATGAAAAGTATTTAAATCAAGCAAAATCAATTGCCGGGTTTTTAATTAATCACCCACGAATGCCCGAAGATAAAATTCCTTACTGGGATTATGACGCGCCGAATATTCCGGATACATACCGGGACGCTTCCGCCGCATCAATTATGTGTTCGGCGTTAATAGAGTTAAGTAAATATGTTGATGCTGAGTTATCAAAAAAATATTTAGCAATAGCCGAAACCCAGATTAGAAGCTTGTATTCTAATTTTAGAAATGCTCCCGGAAATAATGGTAATTTCATTCTTAAGCATAGCGTGGGGCATATGCCTAATAATACAGAAGTAGATGTTCCACTCACTTATGCCGATTATTATTTTGTTGAAGCATTAATGAGATTTAAGAAAATATATGATTAA